The following coding sequences are from one Capsicum annuum cultivar UCD-10X-F1 chromosome 3, UCD10Xv1.1, whole genome shotgun sequence window:
- the LOC107864490 gene encoding uncharacterized protein LOC107864490, translated as MENSSENDVDSLRRKIKELREIQRSVEEPEEFGLELKKLLEDCTLQFESKVEQILCDASEVSFSSDQDLDEFWKYLKNELSAEEAKNAKIEEEIERLSKEYVEGYSKLVNEIEGLSCPLEIIESLGLEQGRVLNKGNLSSAPAEYNFKIFELGNQLEKSKLNLKSLEDLESTFNRFEAIEQIEDAFSGLKIVEFEGNHIRLSLRTFIPNLENLPHNHTIDVAEPPEQNHELLIELMDGTMELKHVEIFPNDVSISEITDAAKSFRQVYSPVGVLEKRSSLEWFVKSVQDRIVLCTLRRFLVKSANSARHTFDYVDREETIVAHMVGGVDAFIKLPQGWPLISSGLTLMSLKSSSQYSQEISLTLLCKVAEVANSLDTNARQTISGFTDRIEEILVQQMTAVTST; from the exons atggaaaattcaagtgaaaatgatgttgattctcttagaag gaaaattaaaGAGCTTAGAGAAATTCAAAGAAGTGTGGAAGAGCCAGAAGAATTTGGTTTAGAATTGAAGAAATTACTCGAAGATTGTACACTTCAATTTGAg AGCAAGGTGGAGCAGATATTATGTGATGCTTCAGAAGTCAGCTTCTCATCTGATCAGGATTTAG ATGAATTTTGGAAATATTTGAAGAATGAGCTAAGTGCAGAGGAGGCTAAGAatgcaaaaatagaagaagaaattgaGAGGCTTTCAAAGGAATATGTTGAAG GTTATAGCAAATTGGTGAATGAGATTGAAGGCCTTAGTTGTCCTTTGGAGATCATTGAATCACTG GGACTTGAACAAGGAAGAGTACTCAATAAAGGAAACTTGTCAAGTGCACCGGCAGAATATAACTTCAAG ATCTTTGAATTAGGTAATCAGCTTGAGAAGAGCAAATTGAATTTGAAGTCGTTGGAAGATCTTGAGAGTACTTTCAACAG GTTCGAGGCTATAGAGCAGATTGAAGATGCATTTTCTGGTCTTAAGATAGTAGAATTTGAGGGGAACCATATCAGATTATCTTTAAGAACTTTTatcccaaacttagaaaacttGCCCCACAACCATACAATAGATGTTGCTGAACCACCAGAGCAAAATCATGAGTTGTTAATTGAACTGATGGATGGAACCATGGAGCTAAAACACGTTGAG ATTTTCCCAAATGATGTATCTATAAGTGAAATAACCGATGCTGCAAAATCCTTCAG ACAGGTCTATTCTCCTGTGGGAGTCCTTGAAAAGCGATCTTCTTTAGAGTGGTTCGTTAAAAGTGTGCAAGATCGAATTGTTCTCTGCACGTTAAGGCGATTTCTTGTGAAGAGTGCAAATAGTGCAAG GCATACATTTGATTACGTGGATAGAGAAGAGACGATAGTAGCTCATATGGTTGGTGGAGTTGATGCTTTCATAAAGCTACCTCAAGGTTGGCCACTAATCAGCTCTGGTTTAACCCTGATGTCTCTCAAGAGCTCAAGTCAGTACTCACAAGAGATATCTTTGACCCTCCTTTGTAAGGTTGCG GAAGTGGCAAACTCATTGGATACAAATGCACGGCAGACTATCTCAGGTTTCACAGATAGAATTGAGGAAATACTTGTGCAACAAATGACTGCAGTAACTTCTACCTGA